The window GTTTTAAAGATACTGCTGCGGTAGCCGAATTTACATTCGGGGTTGGTGAAAATGCGCACTTTTCCAGTGTTGCGCTCTACCGCCTCCAGCTGACTGAAGGTGTCTTTGATCTCCACCCCGTAAGCACCTATGTTTTGCATAGGGGCGGCACCCACAGTGCCCGGTATGAGCGACAGGTTTTCCAAACCTCCCCAGCCCTGTGCAATGGTGTAGAGTACAAAGTCGTGCCAGTTCTGACCTCCGCCAACATTCACCCACACATGTTCTTCATCTTCCTCTACTACTTTTACTCCTACAATACGGTTAAGTAATACAAGCCCCACGGGATCCCGGGTAAAGAGTATGTTACTGCCGCCACCAAGAATCAGGATGGGTAGCTGGCGGAATTGCTCCATTTGCAGCACCTCCTGAAGCTCTTCTACGGTAGAGATCTCACAGAACCAGGGTGCAATGGCATCAATGCCAAAGGTATTGTAAGCTTTTAAGCTTTTATTCTTTTCTATCTGAACAGACATGATCAGGATTATCTACTATTTTTAAGCTATTTATTTATAGTGGTCTACAAGTGCTTCGTCGCTGAAAATATCAACTTTGGATGCAGACCATTTCAGCAGGAGGAAAGAAACAAGTGCAGTGTTTCCGAATAGGGCGGCAGCACTCCAGTTATGGAAAATAAGGTAGCCAATAAAGAACAGGATTGTATAAGCCATTACCACCGCACTTAACCAGGCAAGCACAACCAGAGCAATATTTGGATTTTTCTCTCCCTCTTTATGGAAAGGCCCCCAATTGCCAACAGGCTTAACCTTATCGTAAAAGTTTTGCCGAATCTACAAAAAAAGGCTGATAAGCAGCCTTCAAAGTAACATAGAGGGTTGAATTAAAGACATTTTAAGGAGGTGAGTATTAACAGATTTTCTAAAAGCTGGTTTCTCTGCCTTAAATGGATAAATGATGATCAGAAAAAGCTTGATTGTTAAGTGGTTGTCATGTGATTTATTTACGCTACCGCAAAAAAATAACGCTACCATAGTAGCCAGGCACTGTAGCAGCAGCTGAATCAATATGCGAATGAATTAGCAACGGAACAGCAATTTACTAAAAATCTGATTGGCCATATAAGTAAATCAATATTTTGTCTGTAAATTATTTTAATTTATTGACTACAATTCTTAATTTCGGGCAATGGCATACGGTGGTTTAGAGAGTGTCTGCCACTTATTTTTATGATGAAGTGTACAGGGTTTCTTATTCTGCTACCTGCCAGCCTGTTACTGGTATTTGCTGCTTTCCTGCCTGTAGCTGCCAGACCAGCACCATGTAAAATTGCGAGGCAACTGCTGCAGACACTCCGGATGTATCATGTTGATCCGCCTGCTTCAGACAGTCTGTTTTCAGAGAGGGTGTTGCAGGAGTTTATCCAGAACCTCGATCCCGGCGGGTTCTACCTGACCATGGAATCTGTCAATACAATCCGCGGGAGCTTCGGAAATCTCGAAAAAGACATACAGAAGGGGAGGTGTACAGCATTGGAGGCGGGCATTGCAGTCTTTAGCAGGCAGTATATATTTGTAGATTCTTTACGGAGCCAGCTGCTCCGGCAGCCACTTGTACTAAGTGATGCCGATGTGCTGCAGCTAAAGCTTTCACAAAAGCAGAGCTATGCCAAAGACGGGGTTGAACTGGCAGAAAAGTGGCGGAAGCAAATTAGGTACCTGCTGCTTTACGAGGCATACATTGAAGCCGGAGAAGGAGAACTTTCGCTGGAAAACGAAGCAGCCCTTCGCATAAAGTTGCAGGAACGGCTCCAGTGCAGGCGAAGCAGGTTAATGGAGGCCGCCGGTGGGCTGCAGCTAAAGATCGGTGATCATTTTCTTAGCGCCCTCTCTACAGCTTTTGATCCCCATACCAATTATTTCCCGCCTACCACCAGGCAGCAGTTTATGGCAGCACTCTCTACGGAAGCTGAGTCTTTTGGTATACAGTTACATGAAAATCCTCAGGGCGATATTGAAATACTGAGGCTGGTACCCGGCGGCCCGGCCTGGAAAAGCAAAGAACTGCAGGAAGGCGATGTACTGATAAGTCTGCGCCCGAAAAAGGGTATGGCAAAAGATTTTTCCTGCACCAGTATAGAGGAGGCTGATGCGCTGCTGGCGGATGTAATGCTGAAACAGGCAAAACTGGATGTTCGCAAAAAAAGTGGCCAGCTCAAAACAGTAGAGCTGGTTAAAGAAAGGCTGCAGGTAGAGGAAAATGTGGTGAACAGCTTTATTCTTGAAGGTACCCATACCCTGGGTTATCTGGCTTTGCCAGCCTTTTACACCCAGCAGGATGGTTCTTATGGCCAGGGTGTCGCTACCGATGTTGCCAAAGAAATTATAAAGCTCCTAAGCGCAGAAGTAGAGGGAATAGTGCTTGACCTTCGTTTTAACGGAGGCGGTTCTGTGATGGAAGCTCTGAAACTGGCTGGAATGTTTATAGATGATGGACCACTGGGTGTAGAAAGTGACAGGTATCACAAGAACCAACCCCTGAGGGATATGGTAAAGGGCACCATTTACGATGGACCCATCATATTGATCGTGAACAATTTTTCGGCCTCCGCATCTGAAATTCTGGCTCAGGCACTTCAAACTTATAACCGTGCACTGATAGTAGGCTCATCCACCTACGGAAAAGCAACAGTACAGGTGATTATGCCGGTATCCGGACAGCACAAGCCAAAGTCCAGGGAGCCCTTTGTTAAAATGACCATTGCCAAATACTATGGTCTGCAGGGAAGCAGCTACCAGGCTGTCGGCATCATTCCTGATATTGAGCTAAGGGACGGGATATCTGCTTTTGGGCTGCGCGAGGCAGCCTATCCAACAGCGCTTAGGGCTGATGTTATCAGCAGTAAGCTGAATTTTCATCCCGAGCCAGCTCTGCCAACAGAAGCACTTAGCTTTTTGAGTGAACAGCGGCTGCAGACAGATTCTGTATACAAGCGGCAGCTGGAACATTCAAATATGCTCACCAATATTATTGCCCGTGGATTTCCAGTCAGGTTGTCGCCCCGTTACTTTAAAGCAGATTACAATCAGCTGCTCAACCTTTATGAAGAGTGTGTTACCACCAGGGGATCAGCATCGTCTCCTTTCAAACTGCAGAACCTGCCGGATACAGAAAAACTGTTTGCTGAAGATGAGGAACTGAAATCAATTAATGCCCGAATGAAGGAGGAACTGGAAAATGATCTCTGGCTTACAGAAACCTACCATGTAATGCTGGACCTGCTGGAGCTTCAGCCCAGAAGCAGTAAGCCCTAGAAACAGCTTATGCCTAACATTTATAAAAATTCTGGTGTGCTGAGCACAGAGTTAGGGCAGGGCAGATTTTTCCCGTTCATACGATCGATAAACAGAGCAGCATAAGCAGCTAAGGGACCATTGGGGTTTTGCTGCCGGAGTTGCTCATAAAGTTTCTCTGCCTCCTGATGTTCCCCAAAAAGATGGAATACCCTGGCTTTTATATACAACTGCCTGCCTGCTACTGGCTCCGCCCGTAGTTGATTGATAAGATTTGTCTGATAGGAGGAGGGCTTTTTAATGACAGGCATTTCGCTTTTAGCTGCACCAGTCTCTTTCTTAGTACTGCCTGTCGCTGTTTTATGAGGAGCCGTCAGGAGCTGGCCAAGCCTGTTATAGGCCTTATTGGCAGTATAGGCAAGGCTGTATTCATTAAAAGCACTGCCATTTTTATAGTAAAATCGAGGAAATAGGCTGCTGACTTTTTGGTCGTAAGCAGGTATTTGTTTTTGTCCGGTGCCTGTTAATTCATCCCTGAACCCAAAAGCATTTACACAGCTGAAAGCATCGATCCAGACAACACCTAGGGCAGATTCGGATCGGATCAGCGTATGAGGACTGATCCCTCTTTCATTCCGCACGCCAAAAAGCTGAACCTTATCCAGGTAATCATAGAGTAAAAGGGCCAGAAAGCCATTGACCTGATCGCAGTAGCCATAGCCGCGCACATAAGAAGCCAGTGCAGAGTTTGATATTACCGGTACTTCGGCCTGGGTCTGGTTAATAAACTGGTTTCTGGTATGATTAGTGGAAGTCTCTATATTTTCTGCCGGACTATCTGCATCCAGGCTAAGCTGGCTGGCCAGGTGATCCTTTAGATCCGCCCTTAATTTAAACTCCAGTGTTTTTACCCAAATTGCCTGGGGCAGGCTGTTTTCTGCAAGCCATTGTTCTTCATCCTGAAAAAAATAAGCCTCCTGTTCAGCTGCCAGGCTGGCAAACTTAGAGGAGGGCAGGGGAGCCAGGTAAAAGGCGCTTCCTGCTGTAAGTAGCAGGAGCAGGATTATGCCACATATTTTAAAAAAGCTGCGCATATACTTCCGATTAGCAGGCTGGGGCGATTACAGCCTGCTGTAAAGATACGCAATACAGCCTCCTTAAAGTTCAACCGGTAATGATACAGGATTTCTTTTGTTGAAACTTATGATATAGGTATCCAGCGTTGGGCTGCTGTCGCTTTCCAGGCTGTTCTTGTATTCGCTGAAGAATTCCGAGTCCGTGGAGAAAGCTTTTTCTACATCCTTTTTTTCAGAGATTACCTCACCAGTCTGGTAGACGATGTATTTGGGTAGTTTAACCGTAGCAACATTCTGGCCAGGCAAGCCTGGTTTCTCGTTCCAAAGCTTATGATCGCTGTTGTTGAATTTCATAATAGCGCCTAATATTTCCAGCTTATAAAAGTTCTTCTCGTCAAATACATAAGGGGTATCAAATGCGCACAGGCCCCAGATCTCATTGCTGGCAACACTTTTCATTTCGTCGTTCTCCATGAAATAAATAAGCCGGGGGGCCTCTATGCGTTCACTGCCTTTTTGCAGGGCCACGAAAGACTCAATGTTTTCTATGGCATCGAGGGCTACAGCAGGTTTATTATTGATAAAATCAGCGTACGTTAAATAAAGCCCCTCCCTGAATGCAGGTTTTTCTGTACCGGACAGAAGCGTGTTTTGCTGAGCCTCTACCAGCAGAGGAGCAAGGCACAACAGCAGCAAAAAGTATATAAGAGAATGTTTCATGAGTTGAAGTATCTTTAGTTGTGGAAAGAATACCCAAATATACTAATCAATGTATATATTTCAATTATTTCTATATAATATTATATAAGGAAGGAGGGGTGAACACTTTCTAGTCAGTATATTTACCTTGATTATCAGTAGATTATAGCAGCTGCTGCTTCATCAAAAAATTTATGAAAGTGCCTCTTGTATAGGTAAATTTAGTGACAGTCCTCAACTGATAGGGGAATAAGCATTGAATTTCAGGGACATCATTTTAATGTTTATGCCCATAGCATGCTTCTATTTCAGGCAGTATTACTGGCAGTGATTAGTCTTTTTAGCTGCTCTTTCGATAGTACGCCTGGTAAAACTCACCTCCGATTTCGAAAGTTGGCACTGCCTGTATTCCCTGACGGTATGACTGCTCCAGTGCTTCTTTATGCTGCTGTTTGTATTTCCTGCTTTCCAGTACTTCTCTGAATTCTGCAGCGTCCAGACCAATTTCAGCTACCTCCGAACTAAGAACCTCTATATCGCCAATGTCTTTGCTTTCTTTGAAAAAGGCTCTAAACATGCGGTTGGTGTATGCTGCTCCCTTGCCTTTTTCTTTGGCATACTGAAAACCCTCAAAAGCCAGATGGGTGTAAGGCTGTGGAGATATGTCGGGCAGTATGATTGCAACACCCAGTTGTGCTGCCATGGGATAGACAGACTGCCGCCAAACCCTGGGCAGGTATTCATCTTCAGGCTTAAGTGTTGGGGTGGGGTAGGGCCGAAGTT of the Flammeovirgaceae bacterium 311 genome contains:
- the murB gene encoding UDP-N-acetylenolpyruvoylglucosamine reductase (COG0812 UDP-N-acetylmuramate dehydrogenase); its protein translation is MSVQIEKNKSLKAYNTFGIDAIAPWFCEISTVEELQEVLQMEQFRQLPILILGGGSNILFTRDPVGLVLLNRIVGVKVVEEDEEHVWVNVGGGQNWHDFVLYTIAQGWGGLENLSLIPGTVGAAPMQNIGAYGVEIKDTFSQLEAVERNTGKVRIFTNPECKFGYRSSIFKTTARDQYVIAHVIFRLHKKHTFNTSYGDIQKTLAELGIEELSLQAVSNAVIRIRQSKLPDPKQIGNAGSFFKNPVIGQEQFAALQQQYPSMPHYPQPDETVKVPAGWLIEQSGWKGHRRGNIGVHEKQALVLVNYGGARGADLKQLAEDIQASVEKKFGIELETEVNFI
- a CDS encoding carboxyl-terminal protease (COG0793 Periplasmic protease); this translates as MYHVDPPASDSLFSERVLQEFIQNLDPGGFYLTMESVNTIRGSFGNLEKDIQKGRCTALEAGIAVFSRQYIFVDSLRSQLLRQPLVLSDADVLQLKLSQKQSYAKDGVELAEKWRKQIRYLLLYEAYIEAGEGELSLENEAALRIKLQERLQCRRSRLMEAAGGLQLKIGDHFLSALSTAFDPHTNYFPPTTRQQFMAALSTEAESFGIQLHENPQGDIEILRLVPGGPAWKSKELQEGDVLISLRPKKGMAKDFSCTSIEEADALLADVMLKQAKLDVRKKSGQLKTVELVKERLQVEENVVNSFILEGTHTLGYLALPAFYTQQDGSYGQGVATDVAKEIIKLLSAEVEGIVLDLRFNGGGSVMEALKLAGMFIDDGPLGVESDRYHKNQPLRDMVKGTIYDGPIILIVNNFSASASEILAQALQTYNRALIVGSSTYGKATVQVIMPVSGQHKPKSREPFVKMTIAKYYGLQGSSYQAVGIIPDIELRDGISAFGLREAAYPTALRADVISSKLNFHPEPALPTEALSFLSEQRLQTDSVYKRQLEHSNMLTNIIARGFPVRLSPRYFKADYNQLLNLYEECVTTRGSASSPFKLQNLPDTEKLFAEDEELKSINARMKEELENDLWLTETYHVMLDLLELQPRSSKP
- a CDS encoding DSBA oxidoreductase (COG2761 Predicted dithiol-disulfide isomerase involved in polyketide biosynthesis), translated to MATIKIYSDYVCPFCYLGEQILEEVRRENPDMHIEVEWMPFELRPYPTPTLKPEDEYLPRVWRQSVYPMAAQLGVAIILPDISPQPYTHLAFEGFQYAKEKGKGAAYTNRMFRAFFKESKDIGDIEVLSSEVAEIGLDAAEFREVLESRKYKQQHKEALEQSYRQGIQAVPTFEIGGEFYQAYYRKSS